The Exiguobacterium acetylicum genome includes a window with the following:
- a CDS encoding FAD-dependent oxidoreductase, producing MPYLSGFPSSYWKQSTPGTTYPALNQDAHHDVVVIGAGIAGLVTAMQLTERGYDVAVIEAGDVAVGTTGYTTAKVSSQHGLIYDTLIRTVGEQSARLYYDANEEAITFLRHQVERLDIECELETQDAYLYVANSKEQAMEREVQAYERLGLNGGEATDEVQSKLPYAVKRAAVLRNQAQFHPVKYLQGLAQQIVRHGGAVYEQTRAVSLESNRTPTVILENGHRIEAKKVVIATHFPFHDFKGLYFSKLEVHRSYIVSGHVDETFPDGMFMSADQPSRSLRHTRTEDGHLLGLFGGENHLSGHETETMQRYEHLADFAHSEFHVESFGQFWSAQDLITLDKIPYIGQMTAHDPNVFVATGFAKWGMTNGIAAGLLLSDLLTGTPNRYRHLFDPNRSKLKTKDATQFVKNNADVAIELVKGKLTKARRRADELQPDEGGLVTHHGKTVGGYRDPEGNLHLVSTTCTHMGCDTKWNEAERSWDCPCHGSRFASTGEVLEGPAVTPLKPID from the coding sequence ATGCCTTACTTATCTGGATTTCCGTCGTCTTATTGGAAACAAAGTACTCCTGGCACTACGTATCCTGCTTTAAATCAAGACGCGCATCACGATGTTGTCGTCATTGGAGCTGGGATTGCGGGACTTGTCACAGCGATGCAACTGACTGAACGGGGCTATGATGTCGCTGTAATTGAAGCGGGTGACGTTGCTGTCGGTACGACCGGTTACACGACAGCGAAGGTCTCCTCCCAGCACGGTTTAATTTATGATACGTTGATTCGAACCGTCGGTGAGCAATCAGCGCGACTCTATTATGACGCGAACGAAGAAGCAATCACGTTTTTACGCCATCAAGTAGAACGGCTCGACATTGAATGCGAACTTGAAACGCAAGACGCTTATCTCTACGTTGCGAACTCAAAAGAGCAAGCGATGGAACGAGAAGTTCAAGCTTATGAACGTTTAGGGTTGAACGGGGGAGAGGCGACGGATGAGGTCCAGAGCAAATTACCGTACGCTGTAAAGCGAGCGGCCGTCTTGCGCAATCAAGCGCAGTTCCATCCCGTCAAATATCTTCAAGGACTCGCGCAACAAATCGTCCGTCACGGTGGTGCTGTATATGAACAGACACGTGCCGTATCGCTCGAGTCGAACCGGACGCCAACCGTTATCCTTGAGAATGGTCACCGGATCGAGGCGAAAAAAGTCGTCATCGCGACCCATTTTCCGTTTCATGACTTCAAAGGGTTGTATTTTTCAAAACTTGAAGTCCATCGCTCGTATATCGTGTCGGGTCATGTTGACGAGACGTTTCCGGACGGCATGTTCATGAGTGCCGATCAACCAAGTCGTTCCTTACGTCACACGCGGACAGAAGATGGGCATTTACTTGGTCTGTTTGGTGGGGAGAATCATTTATCTGGTCACGAGACGGAGACGATGCAGCGTTATGAGCATCTTGCTGACTTTGCACACAGTGAATTCCATGTCGAGTCGTTCGGACAGTTTTGGTCAGCGCAAGACTTGATCACGCTCGATAAAATTCCCTATATCGGACAGATGACGGCACATGATCCAAACGTATTCGTTGCGACGGGCTTCGCCAAGTGGGGGATGACGAACGGAATTGCAGCCGGATTATTGCTGAGCGACTTATTGACGGGAACACCAAACCGTTATCGTCATCTGTTTGATCCGAACCGTTCGAAACTAAAGACGAAGGACGCGACGCAGTTCGTCAAGAACAACGCGGACGTTGCCATTGAACTCGTCAAAGGAAAGCTGACGAAAGCGCGTCGTCGTGCTGACGAGTTGCAACCGGACGAGGGTGGACTCGTCACTCATCATGGAAAGACGGTTGGTGGGTATCGTGATCCAGAAGGGAATCTTCATCTCGTCTCGACGACCTGTACTCATATGGGATGCGATACGAAGTGGAACGAGGCGGAACGGTCATGGGATTGTCCGTGTCATGGTTCACGATTTGCCTCTACGGGAGAGGTGCTAGAAGGACCCGCTGTCACACCACTTAAACCAATCGATTAA
- a CDS encoding DUF1524 domain-containing protein: protein MKSRLSGEEELMFSYFQERFDNHYERSQLNIEEYEKIINDLNNKSSKEKENMFDDLIYEYGGVVSKTIIQSFGLSHLFHQDQHGGEVTTIHNSQKNIIAQDKDKYDRSKYEYESSRKIVLQQNEKRHGGHIDAYTGKTIERPNVDHVIPLHAFHKNGGFLLKDEAKRAFSSDNRNLVVTDETLNKSKGNQQLDEFRNRKVNGQHETNDLRFSIDEDRAQKIALNANIAYDEHQVSTGNKLRSYAVTGVAAGLQDGLKLGVREAVGIILHTLNKELFKELKSYTKMIKNYREDKVMIYELNKMMKRINLSINQKLKGLLSSISLAFGEGVISGLISSILTTIINMFVTTKKRIVRIIREGFLSIFHALKILMTNPQKLSKSVLYREVTKLIITGIIAAGGITLEGAIEQFLNGLGIPFIPLITSTLVGILTGVALVTVLYMIDQVWGMLPSTEELLKNSSEIIENRYQLQEEFEFVTQGLPSKNIVDRIVNSDRNVNDTVDYFEE, encoded by the coding sequence TTGAAAAGTCGATTATCTGGTGAAGAAGAACTAATGTTCTCTTACTTTCAAGAGAGATTTGACAATCATTATGAGAGAAGTCAATTAAATATCGAAGAATACGAAAAAATAATTAATGATTTAAATAATAAATCTTCTAAAGAAAAAGAGAATATGTTTGATGACTTAATTTATGAGTATGGAGGAGTTGTTTCTAAAACTATTATACAAAGTTTTGGACTAAGTCATCTTTTTCATCAGGATCAGCACGGTGGGGAAGTGACTACGATTCATAATTCCCAAAAAAATATTATTGCACAAGATAAAGATAAATATGATCGATCGAAATATGAATATGAATCTTCAAGAAAAATTGTTTTGCAACAAAATGAAAAAAGGCATGGTGGGCATATTGATGCTTATACAGGTAAAACGATCGAGAGACCAAATGTTGATCACGTTATACCTTTACATGCATTTCACAAAAATGGTGGTTTTTTGTTAAAGGATGAAGCGAAACGGGCGTTCTCAAGTGATAACAGAAATCTTGTTGTTACCGATGAAACTTTAAATAAATCAAAAGGAAATCAACAGTTAGATGAATTTAGAAATCGTAAGGTTAATGGACAACACGAAACTAATGATTTACGGTTTTCAATTGATGAAGATAGAGCGCAAAAAATTGCTTTGAATGCAAATATTGCTTATGACGAACATCAAGTATCGACAGGAAATAAATTAAGAAGCTATGCAGTAACTGGAGTAGCAGCAGGATTACAAGACGGATTAAAATTAGGAGTACGTGAGGCGGTAGGAATTATACTTCATACTTTGAATAAGGAATTATTTAAAGAACTGAAGAGTTATACAAAAATGATTAAAAATTATCGGGAAGATAAAGTAATGATATACGAATTAAATAAAATGATGAAGAGAATTAATTTAAGTATTAATCAAAAATTAAAAGGACTTCTAAGTTCGATTTCGTTAGCATTTGGTGAAGGCGTAATAAGCGGATTAATCTCTTCAATATTGACAACGATTATTAATATGTTTGTAACTACCAAAAAAAGAATAGTTAGAATCATAAGAGAGGGATTTTTATCAATTTTTCATGCATTGAAAATTTTGATGACTAATCCTCAAAAATTATCAAAATCTGTGCTTTATCGCGAAGTAACAAAATTAATCATTACAGGAATTATTGCTGCTGGAGGGATTACATTAGAAGGTGCAATAGAACAGTTTTTAAATGGCTTAGGAATACCTTTTATTCCATTAATTACTTCTACTCTAGTAGGGATATTAACAGGTGTTGCATTGGTTACTGTACTATACATGATAGACCAAGTATGGGGGATGTTACCTTCGACAGAAGAGTTGTTAAAAAATTCGTCTGAAATAATTGAGAACCGTTACCAATTACAAGAGGAATTTGAATTTGTTACTCAGGGTTTACCATCAAAAAATATAGTAGATAGAATCGTAAATTCTGATCGTAATGTTAATGATACAGTAGATTATTTTGAGGAGTGA
- a CDS encoding sigma factor yields MNDLLRNWIPLVNSLLSCLSIHPNEHDECRQAALLRLWKSIEEGKVMTVTFARIRAKGAMLDYLATRNRTLSTEVAVETMPELPRNPNVSFHYLLSELKRELSNKEYTFLEALMHGTEETLGYSPARLRSLKSELRQKVQYLLG; encoded by the coding sequence ATGAACGACTTACTACGCAACTGGATTCCCCTCGTTAACTCCCTCCTGTCTTGCCTCTCGATCCATCCGAACGAACATGATGAATGCCGGCAAGCCGCTTTGCTCCGACTGTGGAAATCAATCGAAGAAGGGAAAGTCATGACCGTCACCTTCGCCCGGATTCGGGCGAAAGGCGCGATGCTCGACTACCTCGCAACCCGCAACCGGACGCTTTCAACGGAAGTCGCAGTCGAAACGATGCCAGAACTCCCTCGCAACCCGAACGTTTCCTTTCATTATCTCCTCAGTGAACTCAAGCGTGAGTTATCAAACAAGGAGTACACGTTTCTTGAAGCCTTGATGCACGGAACAGAAGAGACGCTCGGTTACTCACCGGCACGACTGCGCTCATTGAAGTCGGAACTCCGACAGAAAGTCCAGTATCTCCTCGGATGA
- a CDS encoding tyrosine-type recombinase/integrase, whose product MMTYYQERLLAIIDQADYSQLTKKAYRSDVRHLCRHVERIDVPSLQRYGKFLRDTYAPATAARRLHALSILFDHLVAERSLQTNPLIRVKKPVPAPHRRLAFTYDDIHRVIETIRDETVYAFSFLLLHTGLRFSEARDLRLADVDFTHDQLLVRRGKGDKVRQVPLHHALRRVLIRYIETIRPDALPLFCEDSGRPVNPAKFRRVLKEASVHCLGRIIRPHDIRVTFATTLYHAYQTNILTIMRLLGHSDVRTTQHYVLPSHDIAHTSVNRLKRTDG is encoded by the coding sequence ATGATGACGTATTACCAAGAACGTCTACTCGCAATCATCGACCAGGCGGACTACAGTCAGCTGACGAAAAAAGCCTACCGCTCGGACGTACGGCATCTCTGCCGACACGTTGAACGGATTGATGTCCCGTCCTTGCAACGTTACGGTAAGTTTCTGCGCGACACCTACGCGCCAGCGACTGCTGCCCGCCGTCTGCACGCCCTCTCGATTTTGTTCGATCACCTCGTCGCAGAACGTTCACTCCAGACAAATCCACTAATACGCGTCAAAAAACCGGTTCCAGCGCCCCACCGAAGACTTGCCTTCACCTACGATGACATCCACCGTGTCATCGAGACGATTCGCGACGAAACCGTTTACGCCTTTAGCTTTCTGCTCCTGCATACAGGACTGCGGTTTTCGGAAGCCCGTGACTTACGGCTTGCAGACGTCGACTTTACGCATGATCAGTTACTCGTCCGGCGTGGTAAAGGTGATAAAGTACGGCAAGTTCCACTGCACCATGCGTTACGCCGTGTCCTGATACGTTACATCGAAACGATTCGCCCTGATGCCCTTCCACTGTTTTGCGAAGACAGCGGTCGACCTGTCAATCCAGCAAAGTTCCGTCGTGTCCTGAAGGAAGCAAGTGTGCACTGTCTCGGACGAATCATTCGTCCGCACGACATCCGGGTGACGTTTGCGACGACACTTTATCACGCCTATCAGACGAACATTCTGACGATCATGCGGTTGCTCGGTCATAGCGATGTCCGGACGACCCAGCACTATGTCCTACCATCGCACGACATTGCCCATACATCAGTCAACCGGCTCAAGCGGACAGACGGTTAA